The Thermosynechococcus sp. HN-54 DNA segment GATAGATATAGGGGGTGTCTTCGTTTTGATCGGCAATGCCAAAACTAGCGACGCGGTGGTTTTGAGTCGTCGGCTTGTAGGCGAGTAGAGGTAAGTCCATGGATCTCTCCCAAGTCAAAGAGTGAAACAACAGCTAGCGCAGCGGAAAAGCCGCCGTCGGGTTGATCGACGCCGGTACATTCGGGCGATCGCGCCGCGTGGTATCGGGGATTTGCACATTGGCCGTGGAGACCGGCTTAAATTGCACAGGCGTCACCTTGACCGATCGTGCCATCTCCAAGAAATTGCGAATGTCGCCCCACTTGTAGCGACTGTTCTCTAACTTATCGCGCCAGTAGTCACCATAGCGAGGGGTAACCAGATTAAAGGGGCGATCTTTATAGCGACGACGCTGGTAGGGCACCGTATTATCACCAAAGTTTTGCGTATATTCGTCACTGTCCACAAGGGTATCCACAAATTTTTGCCAACCATCGGTGGCAATGCGAATGGACCACGCCAGTTCTTCATCCTTGTTGTAGGGGGCACGCCCAAGGAGCCGCTTCAGAGCAATTTCCACCAAGCGATAGTTGGAGTTCGTCTCCACCACCAAGCGACGGAATGTCTCGGATTTGGCCAAGCCACGAATAAAATCCCGTACCGAAATGGCACGATTGGCCAGTTGGGACTCTAGATGGGGCTGGCGGGTACTCTTGAGGACAACGTGCTCGCTAAACACTTGGCGATAGGCGACCCAAATCAGTTCATCAATATCCGACTGATCCACTGCATCCTCAAGGGAATAGCGCCAAGGGGTGTCTTCATTGGGCACTTCATAGCCCGGTACCCGCTGATTTTGGGAACTAGGGGCAT contains these protein-coding regions:
- a CDS encoding phycobilisome rod-core linker polypeptide, which gives rise to MTIPLLSYAPSSQNQRVPGYEVPNEDTPWRYSLEDAVDQSDIDELIWVAYRQVFSEHVVLKSTRQPHLESQLANRAISVRDFIRGLAKSETFRRLVVETNSNYRLVEIALKRLLGRAPYNKDEELAWSIRIATDGWQKFVDTLVDSDEYTQNFGDNTVPYQRRRYKDRPFNLVTPRYGDYWRDKLENSRYKWGDIRNFLEMARSVKVTPVQFKPVSTANVQIPDTTRRDRPNVPASINPTAAFPLR